In one window of Lynx canadensis isolate LIC74 chromosome B3, mLynCan4.pri.v2, whole genome shotgun sequence DNA:
- the TEP1 gene encoding telomerase protein component 1 isoform X1, with protein sequence MEKLHRHVSTHLDILSLENRCLATLPDLQPMEKPHGHVSAHPDILSLENRCLATLPDLKTMEKPCGHVSAHPDILSLENQCLATLPDLKTMEKPHGHVSAHSDVLSLENQCLATLPILKSTVYASPLLHCLQRADLVKADRSLNISNCLLSEPPSWRAQCLSEGLGHLTCPGAFKSISATERSPETALDHCSSSEEKMPEEKEQAEVQMPFYNLSLGEEEKVEEPVLKLTAGDSGSCSEPTDQAIKEKKMVLMSLLCSTLASNVNIKDAHDPTSVSLFEICSELAPLEPEFILKACLYTRQQLNVRDVANKMLAIAAFLPVCRPHLRRYFCAIVQLPSDWIQVAEFYQDLAKGEEDKLVPLPACLRAAMTDKFAQFDEYQLAKYNPWKHRAKRRPHRRPLPPKTGRPFSETQRLPRYLNPLKDEQKKFEETYNAVPKKIQPRFTLKKLVRRLHIQEPAQHVQALLGYRYPSTLQKFSRSHLPGPWDSSRAGKRMKLPRPETWERELSLRGNKASVWEELIENGKLPFMAMLRNLCNLLRVGISARHHELVLQKLQHEKSVIHSRQFPFRFLNAHDSINNLETQLRNKALPLPSNTKLVRSIMIRNARKNKNWTYRRYPRNPSRRELRTTMMIPVIYEQLKREKLKIQKARQWKYDGEMLVRYRQALETAVNLSVKHNVPPLPGRTILVYLTDGGADQFCPKRNPEGPHLNYVLLLIGMVIARAEQVDLLLCGGDTVKTITVKAEEGILKTAGILQAQVQEPDGQDEWSLHTFGKYLLSLAAQRVPVDRVILFGSDMYEKLINEAKQRFWQHVNSKCLFVCVPLSRICDILSDSNPNDVTLSGCNDGILKFIAERGVSCLLEHVGQMDKIFKIPPPPGKTGDLSLRPLEEVTLSPLALISQHGWRSIRLFISSTFRDMHGERDLLLRSVLPALQARAAPHHISLHAIDLRWGVTEEETRRNRQLEVCLGEVENSQLFVGILGSRYGYVPPNYNLPDHPHFRWAQQYPPGRSVTEMEVMQFLNRGLRQQPSAQALIYFRDSGFLSSVPDAWKSDFTSESEEAAHRISELKSYLSRQQRITCRRYPCEWGGVAASRPYAGGLEEFGKLVLQDVWNMIQKLYLQPGAQLEQPVSIPDDDLVQATFQQLQNPSSPARLHLLQDTVKQLTLHRGRLSLVTGQSGQGKTAFLASLVSALQAPDVAKVAPLVFFHFSGARPDQGLALTLLRRLCAYLHSQLQKPGALATTYRGLVWELQQELLPKCAQSLKSGQTLVLIIDGADRLVGQHGQLVSDWIPKTLPPRVHLVLSVSTDAGLGETLEQSQGAHVVALGPLKLSARARLVREELALYGKRLEESPFNNQMRLLLVKRGSSLPLYLRLVTDHLRLYTFYEQVSDRLRTLPATVPLLLQHILGTLEQEHGPDVLPQALATLEATRSGLTVDQLYGVLSAWRILPRGTKSWDEAVAAGNSGDPFPMGPFAYLVQSLRSLLGEGPLERTGARLCLPAGPLRTAARCRYGKRPGLEKTAHTLIAAQLWKTCDPDASGIFRSCLPEALGDLPHHLLQSGNRDLLAKFLTNLHVVAAHLELGLVSRLLEAHALYASSVPEEEPSLPETDTAVFHTFLRQQAPILNQYPLLLPQQAANQPLDSPLCHQAPQLSQRRWRLQHMLRWLNKPHTVGGRQSSSLSLTVSSSPTAVALCPRGQRAAVGTASGMVYLLDLKTWQEEKSLVSGCDGVSSCSFLSDSALFLTAFDGLLELWDLKQGCRVLQTKAHQYQITGCCLSPDRRLLATVCLGGCLKLWDTVRWQLAFEHTCPRPLNCVTFHPEGQVIAIGSWAGSFSFFHVDGLKAIKELGAPGASIRTLTFNVPGRVVAVGRLDGMVELWSWHEGARLAAFPAHHGTVAAALFLRAGRQLLTAGEDGKVQVWSGSLGQPRGCLGSLPLSPALSVALNPDGDRVAVGYRADGIRIYKIASGSQGAQCQTLDVAVSALAWLSPKVLVSGAEDGSLQGWQLTESSLQSLWLLSRYQKPVLGLATSNELLASASEDFTVRLWPKQLLTLPQKAEDFPCGTELRGHEGPVNCCSFNTDGGRLATGGRDRSLFCWDVQMPKAPVLIYSFSACHRDWVTGCAWTKDNLLVSCSSDGSVGLWDPELKQQLGQFLGHQSAVSAVVAVEEHVVSVGRDGTLKVWDHQGVELTSIPAHSGPISHCAAALEPQPAGQPGSELLVVTVGLDGATRLWHPLLVFQTHTLLGHSGPISAAAVSETSGLLLTTSEDGSIRLWQVPKEADDRYMPRSPTAITAVAWAPDGSMAVSGNQTGELTLWHGAKAVATAQAPGSISALIWYSAHTLIVLSANEKVSEWQVELQKGSTQTNFSLHLNRVLLEDLGFLTGVALAPDGHTLILAKADLELLHMKPGDAPSVIWSGFTEYPIMLSTHQDYGVFVLQLGNSGVLYFIRQKESGEFEQSLNFDLTLENPNGTLVLVTQAKPESESSYLCASSDGMLLKLAKCTQEGEWDTGDIWQKEAEMPEIPAPGTEPSMNDSIDSWSPPPQLKTQQRRKIHSGSVTALHVLPGLLVTASKDRDVKLWERLSMQLLGLFQCEGAVSCLEPWLGPNSTLELAVGDTQGNVYFLSWE encoded by the exons ATGGAGAAACTCCATCGACATGTGTCTACCCACCTGGACATTCTGTCCTTGGAGAACCGGTGCCTGGCCACACTCCCTGACCTGCAGCCCATGGAGAAACCACATGGGCATGTGTCTGCCCACCCAGACATCCTCTCCTTAGAAAACCGGTGCCTGGCCACACTTCCTGACCTGAAGACCATGGAGAAACCATGTGGGCATGTGTCTGCCCACCCAGACATCCTCTCCTTAGAAAACCAGTGCCTGGCCACACTTCCTGACCTGAAGACCATGGAGAAACCACATGGGCATGTGTCTGCCCACTCAGACGTCCTCTCCTTGGAGAATCAGTGCCTGGCCACACTCCCCATTCTAAAAAGTACTGTGTATGCCAGCCCCTTGCTCCACTGTCTCCAGAGAGCTGATTTGGTGAAAGCTGATCGTAGCCTGAACATCAGCAACTGCctgctctctgagcctccatcCTGGAGGGCCCAGTGCCTCTCTGAGGGGCTAGGCCATCTGACCTGTCCCGGGGCCTTTAAATCCATCTCTGCCACAGAGAGATCTCCTGAAACAGCTTTG GATCATTGTTCCTCTTCAGAAGAGAAAATGCCAGAAGAGAAGGAACAGGCAGAGGTTCAAATGCCTTTTTATAATCTAAGcttgggagaggaggagaaagtggAGGAGCCGGTCCTGAAGCTCACTGCTGGGGACTCTGGATCTTGTTCTGAGCCCACTGACCAGGCCATTAAGGAAAAGAAG ATGGTTCTCATGAGCTTGCTGTGCTCCACGCTGGCATCAAATGTAAACATAAAAGATGCACATGACCCTACCTCGGTGTCCCTCTTCGAAATCTGTAGTGAACTTGCCCCCTTGGAGCCTGAGTTCATCCTCAAG GCATGTCTGTACACTAGGCAGCAGCTGAACGTCCGGGATGTGGCCAACAAAATGTTAGCCATTGCTGCCTTCTTGCCCGTCTGCCGCCCTCACCTGCGACGATATTTCTGTGCCATTGTCCAGCTGCCTTCTGACTGGATCCAGGTAGCTGAGTTCTACCAG GACCTGGCTAAAGGAGAGGAGGACAAGCTGGtgcccctgcctgcctgcctgcgtGCAGCTATGACTGACAAATTTGCCCAGTTTGATGAGTACCAGCTGGCTAAGTACAACCCTTGGAAGCACCGGGCCAAGAGACGCCCTCACCGGCGCCCCCTCCCTCCA AAGACGGGGCGCCCATTTTCTGAGACACAACGTTTGCCAAGGTACCTTAATCCTCTTAAAGATGAACAGAAGAAG TTTGAGGAGACCTACAATGCAGTGCCAAAGAAAATTCAGCCGAGATTCACCCTGAAGAAGTTAGTACGGCGACTGCATATCCAGGAGCCTGCTCAGCATGTCCAAGCTCTGCTGGGCTACAG ATACCCATCCACCCTACAAAAGTTTTCTCGAAGTCACCTCCCTGGGCCATGGGATTCTAGTAGAGCTGGGAAGCGGATGAAGCTCCCTCGGCCGGAGACCTGGGAGCGGGAGCTGAGCTTGAGGGGAAACAAAGCTTCTGTCTGGGAGGAACTCATTG AGAATGGGAAGCTACCCTTCATGGCCATGCTTCGGAATCTGTGCAACCTGCTGCGGGTTGGAATCAGTGCCCGCCACCATGAGCTTGTGCTCCAGAAACTCCAGCATGAG AAATCGGTGATCCACAGTCGGCAGTTTCCAttcagattccttaatgcccatgaTTCCATCAATAACCTTGAGACTCAGCTCAGAAATAAAg CATTGCCACTTCCTTCCAACACGAAACTGGTACGTTCGATAATGATTAGAAATGCGAGAAAGAACAAGAATTGGACCTATCGGAGGTATCCTCGCAACCCAAGTCGTCGGGAACTTCGGACAACAATGATGATACCTGTGATATATGAGCAGCTTAAGCGGGAAAAGCTGAAAATACAAAaggccag ACAGTGGAAATATGATGGTGAGATGCTGGTTCGGTATCGTCAGGCCCTAGAGACAGCTGTGAACCTCTCCGTGAAACACAACGTGCCCCCGCTGCCGGGCCGCACCATCTTGGTCTATCTGACAGATGGCGGTGCAGACCAGTTCTGTCCCAAGCGCAACCCAGAAggg CCCCACCTAAACTATGTGCTGCTGCTGATTGGGATGGTAATTGCACGGGCGGAGCAGGTGGATCTCTTACTGTGCGGAGGAGACACTGTGAAGACTATCACAGTTAAGGCAGAAGAAGGTATCCTGAAGACGGCCGGCATACTCCAGGCTCAAGTCCAG GAGCCAGATGGACAGGATGAATGGTCCCTGCACACTTTTGGGAAGTACCTGTTGTCTCTGGCTGCCCAAAGGGTCCCT GTGGACAGGGTCATCCTCTTCGGCAGTGATATGTATGAGAAACTGATAAATGAGGCCAAACAGCGTTTCTGGCAGCATGTGAATTCCAAGTGCCTCTTTGTTTGTGTTCCCCTAAGTAGGATATGTGACAT ATTATCAGATTCAAATCCCAATGACGTGACACTCTCAGGCTGTAATGACGGGATCCTGAA GTTCATTGCAGAGCGTGGAGTCTCCTGTCTTCTAGAGCACGTGGGCCAAATGGACAAAATATTCAAGATTCCACCACCCCCAGGAAAGACTGGGGACCTGTCTCTCCGGCCACTGGAAGAGGTCACTCTAAGCCCCTTGGCTCTGATTTCCCAGCATGG ATGGCGCAGCATCAGGCTTTTCATTTCCTCCACTTTCCGGGACATGCACGGGGAGCGGGACCTGCTGCTGaggtctgtgctgccagcattGCAGGCCCGAGCGGCCCCTCACCACATCAGCCTTCATGCCATTGACCTGCGCTGGGGCGTCACTGAGGAGGAGACCCGGAGGAACAG ACAACTGGAAGTGTGCCTTGGGGAGGTAGAGAACTCGCAGCTGTTTGTGGGGATTCTGGGCTCCCGCTATGGCTACGTTCCCCCCAACTACAACCTCCCTGACCATCCTCACTTCCGCTGG GCCCAGCAGTACCCTCCAGGTCGCTCTGTGACAGAGATGGAGGTGATGCAGTTCCTGAATCGGGGCCTTCGCCAGCAGCCCTCTGCACAAGCTCTCATCTACTTCCGGGATTCTGGCTTCCTCAG CTCTGTCCCAGATGCATGGAAATCTGACTTTACTTCTGAGTCTGAAGAGGCCGCACATCGAATCTCAGAACTGAAGAGCTACCTGAGCAGACAGCAAAGGATTACCTGTCGTag ATACCCCTGTGAATGGGGGGGTGTGGCAGCCAGCCGGCCCTATGCTGGGGGGCTGGAGGAGTTTGGAAAGTTGGTCCTGCAGGATGTGTGGAATATGATCCAGAAGCTTTACCTACAG CCTGGGGCCCAGCTGGAACAGCCAGTGTCCATCCCAGATGATGACTTGGTCCAGGCCACCTTCCAGCAGCTGCAGAATCCATCAAGTCCTGCCCGACTGCACCTTCTTCAGGACACAGTGAAGCAGCTAACGCTGCACCGAGGGAGGCTGAGCCTGGTGACCGGGCAGTCGGGACAGGGCAAGACGGCCTTCCTG GCATCCCTTGTGTCAGCACTGCAGGCTCCTGATGTGGCCAAGGTGGCCCCCTTAGTCTTCTTCCACTTTTCAGGGGCCCGCCCTGACCAGGGTCTTGCCCTCACCCTGCTCAGACGCCTCTGTGCCTATCTGCATAGCCAACTGCAAAAGCCAGGTGCCCTCGCCACCACCTACCG GGGCCTGGTATGGGAGCTCCAGCAGGAACTGCTGCCCAAGTGTGCTCAGTCCCTGAAAAGTGGCCAAACCCTGGTGTTGATCATCGATGGGGCTGACAGATTGGTGGGTCAGCATGGGCAGCTGGTCTCAGACTGGATCCCAAAGACACTTCCCCCG CGGGTGCACTTGGTACTGAGCGTGTCTACTGACGCCGGCCTGGGGGAGACCCTGGAGCAGAGCCAAGGTGCCCATGTGGTGGCCCTGGGGCCTCTGAAACTATCTGCCCGGGCCCGGCTGGTGAGAGAGGAGCTGGCCCTGTATGGGAAGCGGCTGGAGGAGTCACCTTTTAACAACCAG ATGCGGCTGCTGCTGGTGAAGCGGGGATCATCCCTGCCACTCTACCTGCGCTTGGTCACGGATCACCTGAGGCTCTACACATTCTATGAGCAG GTGTCTGACAGACTCCGGACCCTGCCGGCCACTGTCCCCCTGCTGCTGCAGCACATCCTGGGCACCCTGGAGCAAGAGCATGGCCCTGATGTCCTTCCCCAAGCTTTGGCCACCCTTGAGGCCACACGCAGTG GTCTCACTGTGGACCAGCTGTACGGAGTGCTGAGTGCATGGCGGATACTTCCCAGGGGAACCAAGAGCTGGGACGAAGCAGTGGCTGCTGGTAACAGCGGGGACCCCTTCCCCATGGGCCCATTCGCCTACCTCGTCCAGAGTCTGCGCAG TTTGCTAGGGGAGGGACCCCTGGAGCGCACCGGTGCCCGGCTCTGCCTCCCTGCTGGGCCCCTGAGGACAGCAGCCAGATGTCGATACGGGAAGAGACCAGGGCTGGAGAAGACAGCACACACCCTCATTGCAG CTCAGCTCTGGAAGACATGTGACCCCGATGCCTCGGGCATCTTCCGAAGTTGCCTTCCTGAGGCTCTGGGAGACTTGCCTCACCACCTG CTCCAGAGCGGGAACCGTGACCTTCTTGCAAAATTCCTCACCAATCTCCACGTGGTGGCTGCACATCTGGAACTGGGTCTGGTCTCTCGGCTCTTGGAGGCCCATGCCCTCTATG CTTCCTCAGTCCCCGAAGAGGAACCAAGTCTTCCTGAGACTGACACTGCTGTGTTTCACACATTCCTGAGGCAGCAGGCTCCAATCCTCAACCAGtaccccctgctcctgccccagcaGGCAGCCAACCAGCCTCTGGACTCGCCTCTttgccaccaggcaccccagctttccCAGCGGCGTTGGCGCCTCCAGCACATGCTACGATGGTTGAATAAACCCCACACCGTGGGGGGCCGGCAGAG CTCCAGCCTGTCTCTGACAGTTTCCTCATCCCCCACTGCAGTGGCCTTGTGCCCCAGGGGGCAAAGAGCTGCTGTGGGCACAGCCAGTGGGATGGTTTACCTGTTGGACCTGAAAACCTGGCAG GAGGAGAAGTCCTTGGTGAGTGGCTGTGATGGGGTATCCTCTTGCTCATTCCTCTCGGACAGTGCCCTCTTTCTCACTGCCTTTGATGGGCTTTTGGAGCTCTGGGACCTGAAGCAAGGTTGTCG GGTGCTCCAGACCAAGGCTCACCAGTACCAAATCACCGGCTGCTGCCTCAGCCCAGACCGCCGACTGCTGGCCACTGTGTGCCTGGGAGGATGTCTGAAG ctGTGGGACACAGTCCGCTGGCAGCTGGCCTTCGAACACACATGTCCCAGGCCCCTGAACTGCGTTACTTTCCACCCAGAAGGGCAGGTGATAGCCATAGGCAGCTGGGCTGGCAGTTTCAGCTTCTTCCATGTGGACGGGCTCAAAGCTATCAAG GAACTGGGAGCCCCAGGAGCCTCCATCCGTACCTTGACTTTCAATGTGCCTGGGCGGGTTGTGGCTGTGGGTCGGCTGGACGGGATGGTGGAGCTGTGGTCCTGGCATGAGGGGGCGCGGCTGGCTGCCTTCCCTGCCCACCATGGCACAGTGGCCGCTGCCCTTTTCCTGCGTGCTGGGCGCCAGTTACTGACAGCCGGAGAGGATGGCAAG GTTCAGGTGTGGTCTGGATCTCTGGGTCAGCCCCGGGGATGCCTTggttcccttcccctctctcctgccctctctgtgGCTCTCAACCCAGATGGCGATCGAGTGGCTGTTGGGTACCGAGCAGATGGCATTAGGATCTATAAAATTGCTTCAG GTTCCCAGGGGGCTCAGTGTCAAACACTAGATGTGGCAGTGTCGGCACTGGCCTGGCTCAGCCCTAAGGTGTTGGTGAGTGGTGCAGAAGATGGGTCCCTGCAAGGCTGGCAACTCACGGAAAGTTCCCTTCAGTCCCTCTGGCTCTTGTCCAGATACCAGAAACCCGTGTTGGGACTGGCCACCTCCAACGAACTCTTAGCTTCTGCCTCAG AAGATTTCACAGTGCGGCTCTGGCCAAAGCAGTTGCTGACACTGCCCCAAAAGGCAGAAGACTTTCCCTGTGGCACTGAGCTCCGGGGACACGAGGGGCCTGTAAACTGCTGTAGCTTCAACACTGATGGAGGCAGGCTGGCCACTGGGGGCAGGGACCGG AGTCTCTTCTGCTGGGATGTGCAGATGCCCAAAGCCCCTGTTCTGATTTACTCCTTCTCTGCTTGTCACCGTGACTGGGTCACCGGCTGTGCCTGGACCAAAGACAACCTATTG GTCTCCTGCTCCAGTGATGGCTCTGTGGGGCTGTGGGACCCAGAACTGAAACAGCAGCTTGGCCAGTTCCTAGGTCATCAGAGTGCCGTGAGCGCCGTGGTAGCCGTG GAAGAACATGTGGTGTCTGTGGGCCGAGATGGGACCTTGAAAGTGTGGGACCATCAGGGCGTGGAGCTGACTAGCATCCCTGCTCACTCAGGACCGATCAGCCACTGTGCAGCTGCCTTGGAGCCCCAGCCAG CTGGGCAGCCTGGGTCAGAGCTTCTAGTGGTGACTGTTGGACTGGATGGGGCCACACGGTTGTGGCATCCACTCTTG GTGTTTCAAACACACACCCTCCTGGGACACAGTGGTCCAATCAGTGCAGCTGCTGTTTCAGAGACCTCAGGCCTCCTGTTGACTACCTCAGAGGATGGTTCCATTCGGCTCTGGCAGGTACCTAAGGAAGCAG atgACAGGTATATGCCCAGGAGTCCTACAGCCATCACTGCTGTGGCCTGGGCCCCAGATGGTTCTATGGCAGTGTCTGGGAATCAAACTGGGGAACTAACCTTGTGGCATGGAGCTAAGGCTGTGGCCACAGCACAG GCTCCAGGCAGCATCAGTGCTCTGATTTGGTACTCAGCACACACCTTGATTGTTCTCAGTGCTAATGAAAAGGTCAGCGAGTGGCAAGTGGAATTGCAGAAGGGTTCGACACAGACAAATTTCAG TCTTCACCTGAACCGAGTTCTGCTGGAGGACTTAGGGTTCCTGACAGGTGTGGCCCTGGCCCCAGACGGTCACACCCTCATCTTGGCCAAAGCAGATTTGGAGTTGCTGCACATGAAGCCAGGGGATGCTCCCTCTGTAATCTG GAGCGGCTTTACAGAATATCCTATTATGTTGTCTACCCATCAAGACTATGGTGTGTTTGTCCTACAGCTAGGGAACTCTGGAGTTCTTTATTTCATT AGGCAAAAGGAATCAGGAGAGTTTGAACAGAGCCTGAACTTTGATCTGACCTTGGAGAATCCAAATGGGACC